In a genomic window of Larus michahellis chromosome 3, bLarMic1.1, whole genome shotgun sequence:
- the PLA2G7 gene encoding platelet-activating factor acetylhydrolase isoform X2 — translation MGSNSTEKFYRIPEGKGPHSVGCTDLMTENAVEGSFLRLYYPSCDATANEEAPWIPDKEYYQGLSDFLNMYRIVGERLFQYYVGSVTCPAKSNAAFKPGEKYPLLIFSHGLGAFRTIYSAICIEMASQGFIVAAVEHRDESASATYYCKKKSISERQEESTSNMEKEWIYYRKLKTGEEERCLRHKQVQQRAQECIKALNLILKINSGEEVMNVLNSNFDWNSLKDSVDTSRIAVMGHSFGGATVIESLSKEIRFRCGIALDAWMLPVGDDIYQNSVQQPLLFINSEKFQWADNILKMKKLGSNDANKKMITIKGSVHQSFPDFTFVSGGIIGRFFKLKGEIDPNEAIDISNHASLAFLQKHLSLKKDFDKWDSLVDGIGANVIPGTNIDLSPAEPE, via the exons ATGGGGAGCAACAGCACTGAGAAGTTTTACAGGATCCCTGAAGGGAAGGGACCACACTCGGTTGGATGCACAGACCTAATGACAGAAAATGCAGTTGAG GGAAGCTTCTTGCGCCTGTATTATCCATCGTGCGATGCCACAGCTAACGAAGAGGCACCATGGATTCCTGATAAAGAGTACTATCAGGGACTCTCTGACTTCCTTAATATGTACCGAATTGTAGGAGAAAGGCTTTTCCAGTACTATGTTG GTTCAGTGACCTGTCCTGCAAAGTCAAATGCTGCTTTTAAGCCAGGAGAAAAATACCCACTCCTCATTTTTTCCCATGGACTTGGAGCTTTTCG GACAATCTATTCCGCTATTTGCATAGAGATGGCTTCTCAGGGCTTCATAGTGgctgctgtggagcacag AGACGAGTCTGCTTCAGCAACgtattactgtaaaaaaaagtcCATTTCTGAACGACAGGAAGAGTCTACGTCAAACATGGAGAAGGAGTGGATCTACTACAGGAAACTAAAAACTGGAGAGGAAGAGCGCTGCCTGCGCCATAAGCAG gtgcagcaaaGAGCACAGGAGTGTATCAAAGCTCTCAACCTCATTCTTAAAATCAATTCAGGAGAAGAAGTGATGAATGTACTAAATTCAAACTTTGACTGGAATAGCTTAAAG GATTCTGTTGATACTAGCAGAATAGCTGTGATGGGACACTCTTTTGGTGGTGCTACAGTTAttgagagtctcagcaaagaaaTAAGATTCAG GTGCGGCATTGCCCTTGATGCATGGATGCTTCCAGTAGGTGATGACATTTACCAAAACAGTGTCCAGCAACCCCTGCTTTTTatcaactctgaaaaattccagtgGGCTGACAATATCTTAAAGATGAAGAAGCTCGGCTCCAATGACGCAAACAAGAAAATGATCACCATCAA GGGGTCAGTACACCAGAGCTTTCCTGACTTCACCTTTGTGAGCGGAGGAATCATTGGaagatttttcaaattaaaaggagaaatagaTCCAAATGAAGCTATTGATATAAGCAATCACGCTTCATTAGCCTTCCTGCAGAAACATTTGA GTCTTAAGAAAGATTTTGATAAGTGGGATTCTCTTGTGGATGGCATAGGAGCCAACGTTATTCCTGGTACCAATATTGACTTATCTCCAGCTGAACCTGAATAA
- the IMP3 gene encoding U3 small nucleolar ribonucleoprotein IMP3: protein MVRKLKYHEQKLLRRLELVSWEAAGGSLAEVKALRRYRLARREDYVQYKALARTVRALARRLRDLGPASAAFRARCAAALLEKLYGLGLVSSRGSLAACESLSASAFCRRRLPCLLVKLRMAQNLRHAVTFVEQGHVRVGPEVVTDPALLIPRAVEDFITWVDTSRLRQKVLDYNQERDDFDLAA from the coding sequence ATGGTGCGGAAGCTGAAGTACCACGAGCAGAAGCTGCTGCGGCGGCTGGAGCTGGTGAgctgggaggcggcgggggggagccTGGCCGAGGTGAAGGCCCTGCGGCGTTACCGGCTGGCTCGGCGGGAGGACTACGTGCAGTACAAAGCCCTGGCCCGCACCGTCCGCGCCTTGGCCCGCCGCCTCCGCGACCTGGGGCCGGCCAGCGCCGCCTTCCGCGCCCGCTGCGCCGCCGCGCTGCTGGAGAAGCTGTACGGGCTGGGGCTGGTGAGCAGCCGGGGGTCGCTGGCCGCCTGCGAGAGCCTCTCGGCCTCCGCCTTCTGCCGCCGgcgcctgccctgcctgctggtgAAGCTGCGGATGGCCCAGAACCTGCGCCACGCCGTCACCTTCGTGGAGCAGGGACACGTCCGCGTGGGGCCCGAGGTGGTGACCGACCCCGCGCTCCTCATCCCCCGCGCCGTGGAGGACTTCATCACCTGGGTGGACACCTCCCGCCTGCGGCAGAAGGTCCTGGACTACAACCAGGAACGCGACGACTTTGACCTGGCTGCCTAG
- the TDRD6 gene encoding tudor domain-containing protein 6, with the protein MSSGPGMLSPGATMTLRVCAVGLRPEVPVVWLWGLLGEHSAEYIRLRREIQAAVGPRLAATPSPAGLAAGGAELCTGDLGLVEVVGLWYRCCVVSRHGQVYRVFLLDEGCTVVTSAYYLARGCKELFRLPPEVLSCIVANVMPSGGPRGSDSGDAPGSTWTVEAMEFLSYLHGKEVSGLVQAVVTPQLIVLELPRLVAQMHHLGLARQVPPSWFCQVVRRSLTYSHLRNNLKVQPPPCSLVTSVAPQLLHGLLSYQPMSPALDYFYPQLRLDVTEPVVVTHVSDPHRIYCQLQSLSQEIRCLSDTMRHAHDQWAQDLLPKVGSPCAACGRDGQWYRALLLDLIAGEQDQQMALVIFVDYGRKETVIRANLRHLPVECFRMPVVTYACALQGISDGGRGWSPWQIDELKALVLGKRVSAHIKAFNSFEHCYYVRLYGENGINLNHLFGVQACCHTQVSQIEAREQLEVEEYTAEELELPPGAPPVALMHGDLSSAPVVGVHLKLGTFHDAQVSYVRDPSEFWLQLHEHCRLLRQLRQRMWNFYSHATKLDGAGWDLQPGSLCCASGKEGVFYRAVITRVLDSGVEIHLVDRGNTETVDRCAVKELLPRFRELPALALKCCLAGVSPMRGSWSEASVSAFREIVLNKGLNVHFLSAQGDKYMVEMFDQSQLGEKSVNKLMAQEGYAEYQRCEIPETLQKSCVKAVSQASSPARAGEEKQINAEKRLREGSDLKRSDRALNPYGAAMVREHPVAAIHSSKSSESLTAQKYEGKENLPISWGLNYVEMKPNSSYGGQLEVGSTVNVIVSYVENPNYFWCQLSRNCHDLKVLMAEIQEYCKNSSHPHTWPNSVCLAQYSEDEKWYRALIISEVTSAEKVEVIYVDYGNRELVSLTNLRSTNERFLRLEAQAFRCSLYNLIQPNGHDPFAWDEEAIQAFQEFVDTSSSHFELKCTIFALASINNKELFNIVDLMTPFQSACWFLTERGMARPLSPQKSLVSSVQLHSYYYSMHGIKIGSEEDVYITHVEDPWTFYCQLERCADVLAQLTDSIGRLSETMTSLKTLQKPGRLCLAKYTDNHWYRGVVMKTKPNTEVFFVDFGNTETIEKDHLLPLPRDACDVLLLPMQAIKCSLSDISNVPKEATTWFKEAVLERQLKAIVVARESDGKLLIELFDGKTQINAKLKEELSLINNTGLCRLVENETLCSRNTDVNETAESPLNAGRPPENKKCGSEAQGGEGSRKRHVKEDVNLLQPATKGDLVAGVLGSEDTLSSKKDAFLLNKAGEESLLSIQMDAQSDIKSDAEGGCIMLKNVSDVLQQKIVPALKVLVYVSHVNDPLDFYVQLESDEAQLNRISERLNNGTQVQSPCGQLFQAGDLISAVYSGDSLWYRAVVKEKASDSLSVQYIDYGNTSVINVDQAHRLPEDLSSIPAISIHCFLGGLKRKKNTDRAEKAVLYFTERTSDVLLTCEFVEKVEDRWEVILSDHQGIITVDLADENLASKKRSCSTEILDRANSDMVTVREPLLPQAQKEISSGSDCKSLIWKLPEAGQAVKIYVTVVNGPEYFWSRGADTEDMNYIEEKLEEAENLGLNSLNDFRSCIKSGDICLAKYSQDGKFYRAEVSSVKGDNVVVRHVDYGSEETVSLEMVRQIPCELLKVPNQAFACCLSGFNSSEGSWLSEAKEKFYNMTKDLLLEAEVVETQGDKTSEVPLSVVKLEAAGKSINEEMKPFWKANKGTGDNAFSSLENPLKGNRCSDNDMGLCLERETTAVCGLAQEESESALLCFEPSLRVTSGCLNTEEANASVGAVEYMSGKADDGRETAGHQSNFDKEIPLSEGESDNKVLLEPTRSCSLHVLGSEMKAAEQELSEVPFREDAELKAELTGSASAARLFLGDKQDKLQRLPVLQVQLSSSDEMGTLADLDQLQMRSSYDDLKELILELEALSMQSSFGEETKEALGTHAFETQKAWGSEAREKVLEQESFELPVVSEETGELAALKFLETLPSLNERENMVPSVSDGEKTVELIPSDVQLALGEKATKLGLNLPGTPKAEAIEEDWMEVEPSPLRLSSSEKQLDLKTDDVLSMLGAEIEQLLELVLPNVQPSREDGEEDSLGLEHAALQSSANRGSQFSFLTKDLTNQRPVHTVKSCDCKVKKCKEWQKKKEECYVEEWMKQDLTDSLKESANTLVLSSDCKPGDEEVEKKQNENLADCGAEHDEYTCNLKGFAVGSKCVVWTSLKWCEARILEVSEKGTRVLILSSGNEEIVDPENVWNVVPDWACRSSEAITPATENLQSLPEESLLQEKQTGCSSDLAEDPHVLQHS; encoded by the exons gctgggtgAGCACAGTGCTGAGTACATCCGCCTCCGCAGGGAGATCCAGGCGGCGGTGGGGCCGCGGCTGGCGGCCACCCCGAGCCCCGCTGGGCTGGCGGCTGGAGGGGCTGAGCTGTGCACCGGGGACCTGGGcctggtggaggtggtggggctGTGGTACCGCTGCTGTGTGGTGAGTCGTCATGGCCAAGTCTACCGTGTGTTCCTGCTGGATGAGGGCTGCACCGTGGTCACGTCTGCTTATTACCTGGCACGGGGCTGCAAGGAGCTTTTCCGCCTGCCACCGGAAGTGTTGAGCTGTATTGTGGCCAATGTCATGCCCTCCGGAGGCCCCAGGGGGTCAGACAGTGGGGATGCCCCAGGCTCCACCTGGACAGTGGAGGCTATGGAGTTCCTCAGCTACCTGCATGGCAAGGAGGTGTCTGGCCTGGTGCAGGCAGTGGTGACGCCACAGCTCATAGTGCTTGAGCTGCCCCGGCTTGTGGCCCAGATGCATCACCTGGGCCTGGCCAGGCAGGTCCCTCCCAGTTGGTTCTGCCAGGTGGTCAGGCGTAGCCTGACTTATAGCCACTTAAGGAACAACCTCAAGGTGCAGCCTCCACCGTGTTCCCTTGTGACTTCTGTAGCGCCACAGCTTCTCCATGGTTTGCTGTCGTATCAGCCTATGTCACCTGCCTTGGATTACTTCTACCCGCAGCTTCGCTTGGATGTGACAGAGCCTGTTGTAGTGACCCACGTCTCTGACCCACACCGCATCTATTGTCAGTTGCAGAGCCTGTCCCAGGAGATTCGTTGCCTTTCTGATACCATGCGCCACGCTCATGACCAGTGGGCGCAGGATTTATTACCCAAAGTGGGCTCACCCTGTGCTGCCTGTGGCAGAGATGGCCAGTGGTACCGTGCACTCCTGCTGGATCTTattgctggggagcaggaccagCAAATGGCTCTAGTGATCTTTGTGGACTATGGCAGGAAGGAGACTGTCATCAGAGCTAACCTGCGCCATTTGCCTGTTGAGTGTTTTCGCATGCCTGTGGTGACTTATGCCTGTGCTCTTCAGGGTATCTCAGATGGGGGTCGTGGCTGGTCCCCATGGCAGATCGATGAGCTGAAAGCGTTGGTGCTAGGCAAAAGAGTGAGTGCTCACATCAAAGCCTTTAACTCCTTTGAGCATTGCTATTATGTGCGCCTGTATGGGGAAAATGGCATCAACTTGAACCATCTTTTTGGGGTACAGGCTTGTTGCCATACACAGGTCAGCCAGATTGAGGCTCGGGAGCAGCTGGAAGTAGAAGAATACACAGCTGAAGAACTGGAGTTGCCACCAGGAGCACCTCCTGTTGCTTTAATGCATGGAGATTTGTCCTCTGCTCCTGTAGTTGGTGTGCATTTGAAGTTAGGTACGTTCCATGATGCGCAGGTCTCCTATGTCCGAGACCCATCCGAATTCTGGCTGCAACTCCATGAGCATTGCCGTCTCCTGAGACAGCTGAGGCAGCGTATGTGGAATTTCTACTCCCATGCCACAAAGCTGGATGGTGCTGGGTGGGACCTACAGCCTGGGTCCCTTTGTTGTGCTAGTGGGAAAGAGGGCGTTTTTTATCGAGCTGTGATCACCAGGGTACTGGACAGTGGGGTAGAAATACACCTGGTGGACAGAGGCAATACCGAAACTGTAGATCGGTGTGCGGTAAAGGAGCTGCTCCCACGGTTCAGGGAACTACCAGCTTTAGCTCTGAAGTGTTGTTTGGCAGGTGTCTCCCCTATGAGAGGGAGTTGGAGTGAAGCATCTGTGTCTGCCTTCAGAGAGATTGTGCTGAACAAGGGACTAAATGTTCACTTTTTGAGTGCACAGGGTGACAAATACATGGTTGAAATGTTTGACCAGTCCCAATTAGGAGAGAAAAGTGTAAATAAACTCATGGCCCAGGAAGGGTACGCTGAATACCAGAGGTGTGAAATACCCGAGACTCTCCAGAAATCATGTGTTAAGGCTGTGAGCCAGGCCTCTTCCCCAGCACgtgctggggaggaaaagcaaataaatgcagaGAAGAGGCTTAGAGAAGGATCTGATCTAAAGAGAAGTGATAGAGCACTTAATCCTTATGGGGCTGCGATGGTCAGAGAGCACCCTGTTGCAGCCATTCACAGTTCTAAAAGTAGTGAATCTCTTACTGCTCAGAAGTATGAGGGCAAGGAAAACCTGCCCATCTCTTGGGGACTGAATTATGTGGAAATGAAGCCAAATTCCTCTTATGGAGGTCAATTAGAAGTGGGAAGTACTGTTAATGTGATTGTATCATATGTTGAAAATCCTAATTATTTTTGGTGTCAGTTAAGTAGAAATTGCCATGATCTTAAGGTATTAATGGCTGAAATTCAGGAGTATTGTAAAAATTCATCCCACCCACATACTTGGCCAAACTCTGTGTGTTTAGCCCAGTACTCAGAGGATGAAAAATGGTACAGGGCTTTAATTATTAGTGAAGTTACTTCTGCAGAAAAAGTAGAAGTCATATATGTTGACTATGGCAACAGAGAGTTGGTCTCTCTAACAAACCTCCGCTCAACTAATGAACGCTTTCTTAGGTTAGAGGCTCAGGCTTTCAGGTGCAGCCTTTACAATTTAATCCAACCAAATGGTCATGATCCTTTTGCATGGGATGAAGAAGCGATTCAGGCTTTTCAGGAGTTTGTTGATACTTCATCGTCTCACTTTGAACTGAAGTGTACAATATTTGCCTTGGCTTCGATAAACAATAAGGAGCTATTTAACATTGTAGATTTAATGACACCTTTTCAGAGTGCTTGCTGGTTTCTGACTGAGAGAGGCATGGCCAGGCCTTTGTCTCCTCAAAAGTCTCTGGTATCCTCGGTTCAGCTTCATTCTTACTATTATTCTATGCATGGTATCAAAATTGGGAGTGAGGAAGATGTTTATATCACACATGTGGAGGATCCATGGACATTTTACTGCCAACTTGAAAGATGTGCAGATGTCTTAGCACAGCTTACCGATAGCATCGGTCGCTTAAGTGAAACAATGACCAGCTTAAAAACCTTGCAGAAGCCTGGGAGACTGTGTCTAGCAAAGTATACTGACAATCACTGGTATAGGGGAGTagttatgaaaacaaaacctaacaCGGAAGTCTTCTTTGTGGATTTTGGGAACACAGAGACAATAGAGAAAGATCATCTGCTTCCTTTACCCAGGGATGCTTGTGATGTTTTGCTTTTGCCAATGCAGGCCATAAAGTGTTCCTTATCTGATATATCTAATGTTCCCAAAGAAGCTACAACGTGGTTTAAGGAAGCTGTCCTAGAAAGGCAATTAAAAGCAATTGTGGTAGCAAGGGAATCTGATGGTAAACTGTTGATTGAGTTGTTTGACGGTAAAACTCAAATTAATGCAAAACTGAAGGAGGAGTTAAGCTTGATAAACAATACAGGACTGTGTAGGCTTGTAGAAAATGAAACTTTGTGCTCTAGAAATACAGATGTGAATGAGACTGCGGAGTCCCCTTTAAATGCAGGCAGGcctcctgaaaataaaaaatgcggATCTGAAGcccaaggaggagaggggagtcgCAAAAGGCACGTCAAAGAAGATGTAAACCTTCTGCAGCCTGCTACTAAGGGAGATCTGGTAGCTGGAGTACTAGGATCTGAGGACACGCTTAGCAGTAAGAAGGAtgcttttttgttaaataaagcaGGGGAGGAGTCTCTGCTCTCCATCCAGATGGATGCACAGTCAGATATTAAATCTGATGCTGAAGGCGGGTGTATAATGCTTAAAAATGTATCTGATGTGCTACAACAGAAGATAGTGCCAGCTCTTAAAGTGTTAGTGTATGTGTCTCATGTAAATGATCCATTGGATTTTTACGTTCAACTAGAAAGTGACGAGGCTCAGCTTAACAGAATTTCAGAAAGGTTAAACAATGGGACACAAGTACAGAGCCCTTGTGGACAACTTTTCCAAGCAGGAGACTTAATCAGTGCTGTTTATTCAGGAGACAGCCTGTGGTATCGAGCTGTAGTAAAAGAGAAGGCTTCTGACAGTTTAAGTGTACAATATATCGATTATGGTAATACTTCAGTAATTAATGTTGATCAAGCGCACAGACTCCCTGAAGACTTGTCATCTATTCCGGCGATAAGCATTCACTGCTTCCTAGGTGGGCTTAAACGCAAAAAAAATACAGACCGGGCAGAGAAAGCAGTGCTTTACTTCACTGAGAGAACAAGTGACGTTCTGCTAACATGTGAATTTGTGGAAAAGGTTGAAGACAGATGGGAAGTTATTCTCAGTGACCATCAAGGTATAATAACAGTGGATTTAGCTGATGAAAATCTTGCAAGTAAGAAAAGATCTTGTTCAACGGAAATACTTGATAGAGCGAACAGTGATATGGTAACCGTGCGTGAGCCTTTGCTTCCTCAGGCACAAAAGGAAATTTCCAGTGGAAGCGATTGTAAATCACTTATCTGGAAGCTTCCAGAGGCAGGTCAGGCTGTAAAAATTTATGTCACAGTGGTAAATGGTCCAGAATATTTTTGGAGTCGTGGTGCGGATACAGAAGACATGAACTACATAGAGGAAAAACTAGAGGAAGCTGAAAACCTTGGACTAAACTCTTTGAATGATTTCAGGTCTTGTATTAAGAGTGGTGATATCTGTCTGGCAAAATATAGTCAAGATGGAAAGTTCTACAGAGCTGAAGTCAGCAGCGTAAAAGGTGACAATGTAGTTGTTAGACATGTGGATTACGGCAGTGAGGAAACTGTTAGCTTGGAGATGGTCAGACAAATTCCGTGTGAATTGCTCAAAGTACCTAATCAAGCATTTGCTTGCTGTCTGTCAGGTTTCAATTCCTCAGAGGGCTCGTGGCTCAGTGAAGCAAAAGAGAAGTTTTATAATATGACCAAAGACCTCTTATTAGAAGCTGAAGTAGTAGAAACTCAGGGAGATAAAACTTCTGAAGTCCCTCTGTCTGTTGTCAAGCTGGAAGCTGCTGGCAAGAGTATTAATGAAGAGATGAAGCCGTTTTGGAAGGCTAATAAAGGAACTGGTGACAATGCTTTCTCAAGCCTTGAGAACCCCTTAAAGGGAAACAGATGTTCAGACAATGATATGGGTCTTTGTCTTGAAAGAGAAACTACTGCTGTTTGTGGGTTAGCTCAAGAAGAAAGTGAAAGTGCTTTACTTTGTTTTGAACCTTCCCTGCGTGTAACTTCTGGGTGTTTAAATACAGAAGAAGCAAATGCATCAGTGGGAGCTGTTGAGTATATGTCTGGGAAGGCCGATGACGGCCGTGAAACAGCTGGGCATCAAAGCAACTTTGATAAAGAGATACCTCTATCTGAAGGAGAGAGTGATAACAAAGTATTACTAGAACCAACGAGAAGCTGCAGTCTTCACGTTTTGGGGAGTGAAATGAAAGCTGCAGAACAAGAATTATCTGAGGTACCATTTCGAGAGGACGCTGAGCTGAAAGCAGAACTGACAGGCAGTGCTTCAGCAGCCCGTCTTTTCCTAGGAGACAAACAGGACAAACTGCAAAGATTGCCAGTGCTCCAGGTACAGTTGTCTTCAAGCGATGAAATGGGGACACTAGCAGATCTGGATCAATTACAAATGCGCTCTTCGTATGATGATCTAAAAGAGCTCATACTGGAGCTAGAGGCACTTTCAATGCAGTCCTCCTTTGGTGAAGAAACAAAGGAAGCTTTGGGGACACACGCATTTGAAACGCAGAAAGCTTGGGGCAGTGAAGCAAGAGAGAAAGTGTTGGAACAGGAATCGTTTGAGCTGCCAGTTGTGAGTGAGGAGACGGGGGAGTTGGCAGCTCTAAAATTTCTTGAAACCTTACCATCACTTAATGAGAGAGAGAACATGGTGCCTTCAGTTAGTGATGGAGAGAAGACAGTAGAGCTGATTCCATCTGATGTTCAGCTTGCTTTGGGAGAGAAGGCAACGAAACTGGGATTGAATTTGCCTGGAACTCCTAAAGCAGAAGCTATAGAAGAAGATTGGATGGAAGTAGAGCCTTCTCCCCTAAGGCTGTCTTCATCTGAGAAGCAACTGGACCTGAAGACCGATGACGTGCTGTCAATGCTAGGTGCTGAAATTGAGCAGCTTCTGGAACTGGTGCTGCCTAATGTGCAGCCTTCTCgggaagatggggaggaggaCTCATTAGGGTTGGAACATGCTGCACTGCAAAGTTCTGCAAATAGGGGAAGTCAATTTTCATTTCTTACAAAAGACTTAACAAATCAGAGGCCTGTTCACACTGTAAAATCATGTGACTGCAAAGTTAAGAAATGTAAGGagtggcagaagaagaaagaggagtgTTATGTGGAAGAATGGATGAAACAAGACTTGACTGACTCACTTAAAGAATCTGCAAATACACTTGTGCTGTCTTCAGACTGTAAACCTGGGGATGAAGAagtagaaaagaagcaaaatgagaACTTGGCTGACTGTGGTGCAG AACATGATGAGTATACTTGTAATCTGAAGGGTTTTGCTGTTGGTTCCAAATGTGTGGTGTGGACCTCTCTAAAATGGTGCGAAGCTCGCATTTTGGAAGTATCTGAAAAAGGTACCAGG GTCTTGATTCTCTCCAGTGGCAATGAGGAGATTGTGGATCCTGAGAATGTCTGGAATGTTGTTCCTGACTGGGCTTGCAGATCGTCTGAG GCAATAACCCCTGCAACAGAAAACTTGCAGTCCTTACCAGAGGAGTCCTTACTTCAAG aaaagcaaactggCTGCAGTTCAGATTTAGCTGAAGATCCTCATGTTCTTCAACACTCCTGA